In Streptomyces roseifaciens, a single genomic region encodes these proteins:
- a CDS encoding polyprenyl synthetase family protein, which produces MTRILLHSAVSHGTSKRPPGSGEILERGTALVEPELRRIVARLHPSVAKVCRYHMGWDAEGSEGLVQRAGKRVRAALAVLSVRSVGAPERFAAVAGTAVELVHQLSLLHDDVMDGDTERRGRPAAWAAFGTGPAVLAGDALVVQAVAGIFQAQAPGAAAATNALIVAVEKMVEGQAEDLSLEGWSVSEVSPDQYVRMARGKTGALFGCAAALGAVLADAPAPVTQALHSAGSELGVAFQILDDILGLWGESTITGKPVGTDLMRGKKTLPLLLAVGSGTAAGQRLAALLDSGPPAPADVPEAMRLLEETESRRRAEEMAVRHVASATAALGEAAIPADVREQWRHFITDLSRRSS; this is translated from the coding sequence ATGACACGCATTCTGTTGCACAGCGCTGTCTCGCACGGCACGTCGAAGCGGCCGCCGGGAAGTGGGGAGATCCTGGAGCGGGGGACGGCGCTCGTCGAGCCCGAGCTGCGCCGGATCGTGGCACGGCTTCATCCGTCCGTGGCCAAGGTGTGCCGCTACCACATGGGGTGGGACGCAGAGGGCTCCGAGGGCCTCGTGCAGCGAGCCGGCAAGCGTGTGCGCGCGGCGCTGGCGGTGCTGTCGGTCCGCTCCGTCGGAGCGCCGGAGCGGTTCGCCGCCGTAGCCGGAACGGCCGTCGAGCTCGTGCACCAGCTCTCCCTGCTGCACGACGATGTCATGGACGGTGACACCGAGCGGCGCGGTCGGCCCGCTGCCTGGGCCGCGTTCGGTACGGGCCCGGCCGTGCTCGCCGGTGACGCCCTCGTCGTGCAGGCGGTAGCAGGGATCTTCCAGGCGCAGGCTCCCGGGGCTGCTGCGGCCACCAACGCTCTCATCGTGGCCGTGGAGAAGATGGTGGAGGGGCAGGCGGAGGACCTTTCGCTCGAAGGGTGGTCCGTGAGCGAGGTCTCGCCGGACCAGTACGTGCGCATGGCACGCGGCAAGACCGGCGCCCTCTTCGGCTGTGCCGCGGCCTTGGGCGCCGTGCTGGCCGACGCGCCGGCTCCCGTGACGCAGGCACTCCACTCCGCGGGGAGCGAGTTGGGGGTGGCCTTCCAGATCCTCGACGACATCCTCGGCCTGTGGGGTGAGAGCACGATCACCGGGAAGCCCGTCGGGACGGATCTGATGCGCGGCAAGAAGACGTTGCCCCTGCTGCTTGCGGTCGGCTCCGGCACCGCCGCCGGTCAGCGGCTCGCGGCCCTGCTGGACTCCGGTCCGCCGGCTCCGGCTGACGTCCCCGAAGCCATGCGGCTGCTGGAGGAGACAGAGAGCAGACGACGTGCCGAGGAGATGGCTGTCCGTCACGTGGCCTCGGCAACCGCCGCCCTCGGCGAGGCGGCAATCCCTGCCGACGTGCGGGAACAGTGGCGGCATTTCATCACCGACCTGTCCCGCCGTAGCAGCTGA
- a CDS encoding ABC transporter ATP-binding protein: MRVHDVHKSYRSRRVLRGVSFSLEPGTLAGVVGENGSGKSTLLRILCGQIAADSGEVEHGGSLGYCPQETVLNDSLTVDQHLSWFRTAYDLEGLGRAGELLEELGFAEYRHTRVDALSGGTRQKLNLTLALMHDPDVLLLDEPYQGFDWETYLRFWDVAARLRERGRCVLVVSHLAWDTERLDIVLRLRHGVAAPGESDVKRAVTTRGADR, encoded by the coding sequence CTGCGCGTGCACGACGTACACAAGTCCTACCGGTCGCGCCGCGTGCTCCGAGGCGTCTCGTTCAGCCTGGAGCCGGGCACACTGGCAGGCGTCGTGGGTGAGAACGGCTCCGGGAAGAGCACGCTGCTGCGCATCCTGTGCGGCCAGATCGCTGCCGACTCCGGCGAGGTCGAGCACGGTGGCTCCCTGGGGTACTGCCCGCAGGAGACCGTGCTCAACGACTCCCTCACGGTCGACCAGCACCTGAGCTGGTTCCGGACCGCCTACGACCTGGAGGGGCTCGGCCGGGCCGGGGAACTGCTCGAAGAACTCGGTTTCGCCGAATACCGGCACACCCGTGTGGACGCCCTCAGCGGAGGTACCCGGCAGAAGCTCAATCTCACCCTGGCGCTCATGCACGACCCGGACGTGCTGTTGCTGGACGAGCCGTACCAGGGCTTCGACTGGGAGACGTACCTCCGCTTCTGGGACGTCGCGGCCCGGCTCCGCGAGCGGGGGCGCTGCGTCCTCGTCGTGTCGCACCTGGCCTGGGACACCGAGCGGCTCGACATCGTGCTCCGTCTGCGTCACGGAGTGGCAGCACCGGGGGAGTCCGACGTGAAGCGCGCGGTGACGACGCGAGGGGCGGACCGTTGA
- a CDS encoding SRPBCC family protein translates to MSRHEMHFAGLWRAPLPPGVMYAKLADIEHYPEWWPAFRSVKQTGERECEIVIRSIMPYELTVRLTPLVQDPVERVLDAALEGGIAGNVRWHVGDDGGHGCVASFTERVSVRKAALRRWMPLARPFFHLNHAVAMRSGQRGARLNRSA, encoded by the coding sequence GTGAGCCGCCACGAGATGCACTTCGCCGGACTCTGGAGGGCACCGCTCCCGCCCGGCGTCATGTACGCGAAGCTTGCCGACATCGAGCACTACCCCGAGTGGTGGCCGGCCTTCCGTTCCGTGAAGCAGACCGGCGAACGGGAGTGCGAGATCGTCATCAGGTCGATCATGCCCTACGAGCTGACGGTACGGCTGACACCTCTCGTCCAGGATCCGGTCGAGCGTGTCCTGGACGCGGCACTCGAAGGGGGCATCGCGGGCAACGTGCGATGGCACGTGGGAGACGACGGCGGGCACGGCTGCGTGGCCTCCTTCACCGAGCGCGTCAGCGTCAGGAAGGCCGCGTTGCGGCGCTGGATGCCACTGGCACGCCCGTTCTTCCACCTCAACCACGCCGTGGCCATGCGATCGGGACAGCGCGGTGCCAGGCTGAACAGGTCCGCGTAG
- a CDS encoding TetR/AcrR family transcriptional regulator, which yields MATTDASGPRERYRTQVRAEIKKYAWEQIATAGASALSLNAIAKQMGMSGPALYRYFAGRDELITELVREAYRSLAETLRTASATGAGLAALAHALRAWALEDPQRYLLVYGTPVPGYRAPEDITGIADEIMKTLLDACTALAPDGPATPFTAHLEDHREWADGHPAPPAALHRALAVWTRLHGVLSLELAGHFTNMGFDPALFFTAELDDLLAHPA from the coding sequence ATGGCGACGACGGACGCGAGCGGCCCACGGGAGCGCTATCGCACCCAGGTGCGCGCGGAGATCAAGAAGTACGCCTGGGAGCAGATCGCCACGGCGGGGGCTTCCGCGCTCTCCCTCAACGCGATCGCCAAACAGATGGGCATGAGCGGGCCCGCGCTCTACCGGTACTTCGCCGGCCGCGACGAGCTGATCACCGAACTCGTCCGGGAGGCGTACCGAAGCCTCGCCGAGACCCTCCGCACGGCCTCCGCCACCGGTGCCGGCCTCGCCGCACTGGCCCACGCCCTACGAGCCTGGGCCCTGGAGGACCCCCAGCGGTACCTCCTCGTCTACGGCACCCCCGTCCCCGGCTACCGGGCACCCGAGGACATCACGGGCATCGCCGACGAGATCATGAAAACCCTGCTCGACGCGTGCACGGCGCTCGCCCCGGACGGCCCCGCGACTCCGTTCACCGCCCACCTGGAAGACCACCGCGAGTGGGCCGACGGACACCCCGCCCCGCCCGCGGCCCTCCACCGGGCCCTCGCCGTCTGGACCCGCCTGCACGGCGTCCTGTCCCTGGAACTCGCCGGCCACTTCACCAACATGGGCTTCGACCCCGCCCTGTTCTTCACAGCCGAACTGGACGACCTCCTGGCACACCCAGCCTGA
- a CDS encoding SRPBCC family protein, whose product MSGIRSTRVRAALFTVPLVAIGLLGIAAAPAGAAATATHPVKSLTCRGEGVDPDALVRSRTETVIHAPLRTIWKLQTDVERWPSWQGGITAMKRLDHGPFRKGSAFRWTTPVPPNPTTPATSLEITSTVEQLKRDSCIRWTGPAVAEGLRIDGVHVWNFTRVKGGVRVSTEETHTGAEVEADVPAATEILHQGLEAWLRDLKTTAEATTHNRPH is encoded by the coding sequence GTGTCCGGTATCCGCAGCACCCGCGTCCGCGCTGCCCTGTTCACCGTCCCGCTCGTCGCCATCGGCCTCCTCGGCATCGCTGCCGCGCCGGCCGGGGCCGCCGCCACCGCCACTCACCCCGTCAAGTCCCTCACCTGCCGCGGGGAAGGCGTCGACCCCGACGCCCTCGTCCGCTCCCGGACCGAGACCGTCATCCACGCACCGCTGCGCACCATCTGGAAGCTGCAGACCGACGTGGAGCGCTGGCCGTCCTGGCAAGGCGGCATCACGGCCATGAAGCGCCTCGACCATGGTCCGTTCCGCAAGGGTTCGGCGTTCCGGTGGACGACCCCGGTGCCTCCCAACCCCACGACTCCCGCCACCAGCCTGGAGATCACCTCAACCGTCGAACAGCTCAAGCGCGACTCCTGTATCCGCTGGACCGGTCCCGCGGTCGCCGAGGGTCTGCGCATCGACGGCGTCCACGTATGGAACTTCACCCGGGTCAAGGGCGGCGTCCGTGTGAGCACCGAAGAGACCCATACCGGTGCCGAGGTCGAAGCGGACGTCCCTGCCGCGACCGAAATCCTCCACCAGGGCCTCGAAGCATGGCTGCGCGACCTCAAGACCACCGCCGAAGCCACCACCCACAACCGGCCGCACTGA
- a CDS encoding MBL fold metallo-hydrolase: MTDAPLGRSAVYTILTTGYVGSTGPGVAATVSYVSDAGRHVIFDPGMVAHRDHILGPLAELGLGPDDITDVVLSHHHPDNTMNVGLFGRARVHDHKVEYRGDQWKNRDAEGYELTPSLRLIRTPGHSPEDITLLAGTDSGVVAFAGDLWWHSEGPADDPVAPDREVLRASRLRVLAAADLIVPGHGGPFEADDTVPR; encoded by the coding sequence ATGACAGACGCACCGCTCGGCCGCAGCGCCGTGTACACGATCCTGACCACCGGCTACGTCGGCTCCACCGGACCCGGAGTCGCCGCCACCGTCTCGTACGTCTCCGACGCCGGCCGGCATGTCATCTTCGACCCGGGCATGGTGGCCCACCGCGACCACATCCTCGGCCCGCTCGCGGAGTTGGGGCTCGGGCCCGACGACATCACCGACGTGGTGCTCAGCCACCACCACCCGGACAACACCATGAACGTGGGCCTGTTCGGCCGGGCCCGGGTCCATGACCACAAGGTGGAGTACCGGGGCGACCAGTGGAAGAACCGGGACGCGGAGGGCTACGAACTGACCCCGTCGCTCCGGCTGATCCGCACTCCGGGACACAGCCCCGAGGACATCACGCTCCTGGCCGGCACGGACTCCGGCGTGGTGGCGTTCGCCGGCGACCTGTGGTGGCACTCGGAAGGGCCGGCGGACGACCCCGTCGCCCCGGACCGCGAGGTACTGCGCGCCTCCCGGCTTCGCGTGCTGGCCGCCGCCGACCTGATCGTGCCCGGCCACGGCGGCCCGTTCGAGGCGGACGACACCGTGCCGCGCTAG
- a CDS encoding GlxA family transcriptional regulator, with product MLAVGIVTEVFAPRGEGLPGFDFALCTDRPGPVPTDVGVPIAIEHGLDRLAAADLVIALPWADFRTPPGPAVLDALSAAHERGSLVAAHCVGAFALAAAGLLDGRRATTHWRFAELLARRHPAVTVEPDALYIDEGRITTGAGAAAGFDLCLHLLRREYGAAMANAIARDMVLPAHRDGGQAQYLAAPVPENCQDERLAEVLAWAREHLHEPLPVAELARRAVMSKRSFARRFAAATGTTPHAWLRGLRLSSAEELLETTDLPVEEIARRVGYGSAAVLREQFVRRRGVPPRSYRRSFTSAP from the coding sequence ATGCTGGCCGTCGGCATCGTCACCGAGGTGTTCGCCCCGCGCGGGGAGGGGCTGCCCGGCTTCGACTTCGCCCTGTGCACCGACCGGCCCGGGCCGGTCCCCACCGACGTCGGCGTACCGATCGCCATCGAGCACGGCCTGGACCGGCTGGCCGCAGCCGATCTGGTGATCGCCCTGCCATGGGCCGATTTCCGCACCCCGCCCGGTCCCGCCGTGCTCGACGCGCTGTCGGCCGCACACGAACGCGGTTCGCTGGTCGCCGCCCACTGCGTCGGCGCGTTCGCGCTCGCCGCCGCCGGGCTGCTCGACGGCCGACGCGCCACCACCCACTGGCGGTTCGCCGAACTGCTGGCCCGTCGCCACCCGGCCGTCACCGTCGAACCCGACGCCCTCTACATCGACGAAGGGCGGATCACCACGGGAGCGGGAGCCGCCGCGGGCTTCGATCTGTGTCTGCACCTGCTGAGGCGGGAGTACGGAGCCGCGATGGCCAACGCCATCGCCCGGGACATGGTGCTGCCCGCCCACCGCGACGGCGGGCAGGCGCAGTACCTGGCCGCTCCCGTCCCGGAGAACTGCCAGGACGAGCGGCTCGCCGAGGTGCTCGCCTGGGCCCGCGAGCACCTCCACGAACCGCTTCCCGTCGCGGAGCTGGCCCGTCGCGCCGTGATGAGCAAACGCTCCTTCGCCCGCCGCTTCGCCGCCGCCACCGGAACCACCCCGCACGCCTGGCTCCGCGGCCTGCGACTGAGCAGCGCCGAGGAACTCCTGGAGACCACGGACCTGCCGGTCGAGGAGATCGCCCGCCGCGTGGGATACGGGAGCGCGGCCGTCCTGCGCGAACAGTTCGTGCGCCGCCGGGGAGTGCCACCCCGCTCCTACCGCCGCTCCTTCACCAGCGCGCCGTAG
- a CDS encoding aspartate/glutamate racemase family protein codes for MKTIGLIGGMSWESTAEYYRILNERTRERLGGLHSARCVLHSVDFAEIEQLQVQGRWAEAGEVLADAARSLEAAGADLLLICTNTMHKVADSVEAATSVPLLHLADATAAAVRAAGLRRVGLLGTAFTMEQDFYRGRLAAGGLDVCVPDSEGRALVHRVIYEELCMGVVRDESRAAYRKVVEELVDAGAEGVILGCTEIELLIGADDSPVPLFPTARLHAEAAVDAALTAHVD; via the coding sequence ATGAAGACGATCGGGCTGATCGGCGGGATGAGCTGGGAGTCGACGGCGGAGTACTACCGGATCCTCAACGAGCGGACGCGCGAGCGGCTCGGCGGTCTCCATTCGGCCCGCTGCGTGCTCCACTCCGTGGACTTCGCGGAGATCGAGCAGCTGCAGGTCCAGGGGCGCTGGGCGGAGGCCGGCGAGGTCCTGGCCGACGCCGCCCGGTCGTTGGAAGCGGCCGGCGCCGATCTGCTGCTCATCTGCACCAACACCATGCACAAGGTCGCGGACTCCGTCGAGGCCGCGACCTCGGTCCCGCTCCTGCACCTCGCGGACGCCACCGCAGCCGCCGTCCGCGCCGCGGGGCTGCGCCGGGTGGGGCTGCTGGGCACCGCGTTCACCATGGAGCAGGACTTCTACCGGGGCCGCCTCGCGGCCGGCGGGCTCGACGTGTGCGTCCCGGACTCCGAGGGACGTGCGCTCGTTCACCGGGTGATCTACGAGGAGCTCTGCATGGGCGTCGTCCGCGACGAGTCGCGTGCGGCCTACCGCAAGGTCGTCGAGGAGCTCGTCGACGCGGGTGCCGAGGGCGTCATCCTGGGGTGCACCGAGATCGAGCTCCTCATCGGCGCCGACGACAGCCCCGTACCGCTCTTCCCCACCGCCCGCTTGCATGCGGAGGCTGCGGTCGACGCGGCCCTGACCGCACACGTCGATTGA
- a CDS encoding galactosyltransferase-related protein, with amino-acid sequence MPEVTIAIPLYGDHRGRACLATVAGAWLAQDVPCEVVIATAGDLAGDLAAVLPGVRVIRADPGIRSAGVLRNIAAAAARSPLLCLTDADVLPLGRDYLRRCLDLAGDAALAQPWMYRLPGGVEALARTGTVLAEAVGMRVTATVGRSCYVRAAPGPALVPDTGERLEWEVLGVGALQVPTPMVWPPRAAYDPGLPKYMQRQAPFHWGQLLLPADRFAEIGGYCAAYAGWGCEDDDLLVKLVSRAPLIRLWHTGASLACLHLEHPRHYVAGPERPANEDRLRQRLAAGPAAMIEEDLRSGGRFRTP; translated from the coding sequence ATGCCCGAAGTGACCATCGCCATCCCGCTCTACGGGGACCACCGGGGCCGCGCCTGCCTCGCCACCGTCGCCGGGGCCTGGCTGGCGCAGGACGTACCCTGCGAGGTGGTGATCGCGACCGCGGGGGACCTTGCCGGGGACCTCGCCGCAGTCCTCCCGGGGGTACGGGTGATCCGCGCCGACCCGGGCATCCGGTCGGCGGGCGTGCTGCGCAACATCGCCGCCGCCGCTGCCCGCTCGCCCCTCCTGTGCCTGACGGACGCCGACGTCCTCCCGCTCGGCCGGGACTATCTGCGGCGGTGCCTGGACCTGGCGGGAGACGCTGCTCTCGCCCAGCCCTGGATGTACCGGCTTCCCGGTGGTGTCGAGGCCCTCGCCCGTACCGGCACCGTTCTCGCGGAAGCCGTCGGCATGCGGGTGACGGCGACGGTCGGGCGGTCATGCTACGTCAGGGCGGCGCCCGGTCCGGCCCTCGTCCCCGACACCGGTGAACGGCTCGAATGGGAAGTACTGGGAGTGGGCGCTCTGCAGGTGCCCACCCCGATGGTCTGGCCGCCACGGGCCGCGTACGATCCCGGCCTCCCGAAGTACATGCAGCGTCAGGCGCCCTTCCACTGGGGGCAACTCCTGCTGCCGGCAGACCGGTTCGCAGAGATCGGCGGATACTGTGCGGCCTACGCGGGCTGGGGCTGCGAGGACGACGACCTGCTGGTGAAGCTCGTCTCACGCGCCCCGCTGATCCGCCTCTGGCACACCGGCGCCTCCCTCGCCTGCCTCCATCTGGAACACCCCCGCCACTACGTCGCAGGGCCGGAGCGGCCCGCCAACGAGGACCGCCTCCGGCAGCGCCTGGCGGCGGGCCCGGCAGCCATGATCGAGGAAGACCTGCGCAGTGGTGGTCGGTTCCGCACCCCGTAG
- a CDS encoding glycosyltransferase has translation MRPSLRVALVVRDFSPSWDQVSRYVLNAGRQLVREGHSVRLLAATGDFATAGRHGLQAVPLPAPDESHTYLTPAHAHADRVYRALRTLATTGPGLDAVEFADRDGEGLTTIRAKRLLGEFPDTALTVRLHAPAALTAPFSGEQPGDTDRAMAAYAEDYCLRHADLLLLPSRRVAGYARALNSRCRYSPCPIPQADLQVTSAGPRQVTFAGPLSPLGGADVFLAAAARLARADPHVTFTLFGPRSAHRRLGLPYDQHLARLVTGPLRGRVSFLDPAEVPDRAHLWRNSRLCVVPARWDNCPYEALEAMSHGCPVVCTSGGGTAEVVTDQGAGFITPADDPGALARLLGRLTGDDHRLLGEAARRAPAAARAYGDPVDAARRLVGHYREARRPPRTGSAGGMLPTVSVVIAVYNKGRWLPDTLASVRAQTHPRVEVVVVNDGSTDPATRAAFDALTGVVKVDKPNGGPGSAYNAGVAAARGEFILPLDGDDLLQPDCVATAVAALRRAPDLGHVTCYVRHFDLVDTVDAPLGTVPGLMPFLNTGGKRTRLLRRSALTAIGGYDERLPTLDDVELLIRLERAGHPGDVIPRVLFSYRRHAASLTFASPGELFLEEHQYILAKHADLVAAQGPAACHHLLHLWKNRIEISHSARRRRTLQEGPSCPK, from the coding sequence GTGCGACCGAGCCTGCGGGTGGCCCTGGTCGTACGCGACTTCTCCCCGTCGTGGGACCAGGTGAGCCGCTACGTCCTCAACGCCGGCCGGCAGCTGGTGCGCGAAGGCCACTCCGTCCGTCTGCTGGCGGCCACCGGGGACTTCGCGACCGCCGGGCGCCACGGACTCCAGGCCGTTCCGCTGCCGGCACCGGACGAGAGCCACACCTACCTGACACCGGCGCACGCCCACGCCGACCGGGTCTACCGGGCCCTGCGGACCCTCGCCACCACAGGGCCCGGCCTCGACGCGGTGGAGTTCGCCGACCGCGACGGCGAGGGCCTGACCACGATCCGGGCCAAGCGCCTGCTCGGCGAGTTCCCGGACACTGCGCTCACCGTACGGCTGCACGCACCCGCCGCGCTGACCGCTCCGTTCAGCGGGGAGCAGCCGGGCGACACCGACCGGGCGATGGCCGCATACGCCGAGGACTACTGCCTGCGCCACGCCGACCTGCTGCTGCTCCCTTCGCGACGCGTCGCCGGATACGCACGGGCGCTCAACAGCAGGTGCCGCTACAGCCCCTGCCCCATCCCCCAAGCCGACCTCCAAGTGACGTCCGCGGGCCCCCGGCAGGTGACGTTCGCGGGCCCGCTGAGCCCCCTGGGCGGAGCCGACGTCTTCCTGGCCGCAGCCGCCCGCCTCGCCCGCGCCGACCCGCACGTCACCTTCACCCTGTTCGGCCCCCGGAGCGCCCACCGGCGGCTCGGGCTCCCCTACGACCAGCACCTCGCCCGGCTCGTCACCGGGCCGCTGCGCGGACGCGTCTCCTTCCTCGACCCCGCGGAAGTACCCGACCGGGCGCACCTCTGGCGGAACAGCCGCCTCTGCGTGGTCCCGGCCCGCTGGGACAACTGCCCGTACGAGGCGCTGGAGGCGATGAGCCACGGCTGCCCGGTGGTGTGTACCTCCGGCGGTGGCACGGCGGAGGTGGTCACGGACCAGGGGGCCGGTTTCATCACCCCCGCGGACGACCCGGGCGCGCTGGCCCGCCTGCTGGGCCGGCTCACCGGCGACGACCACCGGCTCCTGGGCGAGGCGGCACGCCGCGCGCCCGCCGCCGCCCGGGCCTACGGTGACCCCGTCGACGCCGCTCGACGGCTCGTCGGCCACTACCGCGAAGCGCGCCGCCCCCCGCGGACCGGATCCGCCGGCGGCATGCTCCCCACCGTCTCCGTCGTGATCGCCGTCTACAACAAGGGCCGCTGGTTGCCCGACACCCTCGCCTCCGTCCGCGCGCAGACCCACCCGCGGGTCGAGGTCGTGGTCGTCAACGACGGCTCCACCGACCCCGCGACCCGCGCCGCCTTCGACGCACTGACCGGCGTCGTCAAGGTCGACAAGCCCAACGGCGGTCCCGGATCGGCCTACAACGCGGGCGTCGCCGCGGCGCGCGGGGAGTTCATCCTCCCGCTCGACGGGGACGACCTGCTGCAGCCCGACTGTGTCGCCACCGCCGTGGCCGCCCTGCGCCGCGCCCCCGATCTGGGCCATGTCACCTGCTACGTGAGGCACTTCGACCTCGTGGACACGGTCGACGCACCCCTCGGCACCGTCCCCGGCCTGATGCCCTTCCTCAACACCGGCGGCAAACGCACCCGCCTCCTGCGCCGCTCGGCGCTGACCGCGATCGGCGGCTACGACGAGCGGCTGCCCACCCTCGACGACGTGGAACTGCTCATCCGGCTGGAGCGCGCCGGGCACCCGGGCGACGTCATCCCGCGTGTCCTCTTCTCCTACCGGCGGCACGCCGCATCGCTCACCTTCGCCTCCCCCGGCGAGCTGTTCCTCGAAGAGCACCAGTACATCCTCGCCAAGCACGCAGACCTGGTGGCCGCACAGGGCCCCGCCGCCTGCCACCACCTCCTGCACCTCTGGAAGAACCGCATCGAGATCAGCCACTCGGCCCGTCGGCGCCGCACCCTGCAGGAGGGTCCCTCATGCCCGAAGTGA
- a CDS encoding carbamoyltransferase C-terminal domain-containing protein, producing MLIFAVKPGHDGTIAIVRDRKLLYSLEAEKDSGRRYAPMDATGLLEAAELAGDLPDVVALGGWQHQRPLGHRPIGAGYAGHHAVEQRPLRFFGKDVRYFSSSHERSHIMMALGMAPPDDAELRSVLVWEGATGAFYVVDRDGRVVRHIPVLDEPGGRYAFLYAVADPSFEPRAAAPRLGDAGKLMALAAYAEPGDADREIVRAVDRILALPSVYPPPKEAFRDTPLYDAGVESPQTKAAAALLSNRLFGIFADAARTHLPAGTPLLISGGCGLNCDWNALWADLGHFSSVFVPPVTNDSGSAIGTAADALAALTGDPHLDWNVYSGLDFVHDTEPDPAVWHRSALDHASLARAIGEGAVVAWVQGRWEIGPRALGHRSLLAEPFRESTKERLNAIKKREDYRPIAPCCRVEDTDALFHGGFEDPYMLYFRKVRSVDLRAVTHVDGSARVQTVSPGDNAALHTLLSAFAAQYGAGVLCNTSLNFNGHGFINHMSDLTHYCQKRGVDIMAVGDQCYRRR from the coding sequence ATGCTGATATTCGCCGTGAAGCCGGGTCACGACGGCACGATCGCCATCGTGCGGGACAGGAAACTGCTGTACTCGCTGGAGGCAGAGAAGGATTCGGGGAGGCGCTACGCCCCCATGGACGCCACGGGTCTACTGGAAGCTGCCGAGCTGGCCGGGGACCTGCCCGACGTCGTCGCCCTCGGCGGCTGGCAGCACCAGAGGCCGCTGGGTCACCGCCCCATCGGCGCCGGGTACGCGGGCCATCACGCCGTCGAACAGCGCCCGCTGCGCTTCTTCGGCAAGGACGTCCGCTACTTCTCCTCGTCGCACGAGCGCTCGCACATCATGATGGCGCTGGGCATGGCGCCTCCGGACGACGCCGAACTGCGCAGCGTCCTGGTGTGGGAGGGTGCGACCGGCGCCTTCTACGTCGTCGACCGTGACGGCCGCGTCGTGCGGCACATTCCGGTGCTCGACGAGCCGGGCGGCCGTTACGCCTTCCTCTACGCCGTCGCCGACCCTTCCTTCGAGCCGCGGGCCGCGGCGCCCCGCCTGGGGGATGCGGGAAAGCTGATGGCCTTGGCCGCCTACGCGGAACCCGGCGACGCGGACCGGGAGATCGTACGGGCGGTCGACCGGATCCTCGCCCTGCCGTCCGTCTATCCGCCGCCCAAGGAAGCCTTCCGGGACACCCCGCTCTACGACGCCGGTGTCGAGTCACCGCAGACCAAAGCCGCGGCAGCCCTGCTGAGCAACCGGCTCTTCGGGATCTTCGCGGACGCCGCCCGCACGCACCTGCCCGCCGGCACACCGCTGCTCATTTCCGGGGGCTGCGGGCTGAACTGCGACTGGAACGCCCTGTGGGCCGACCTCGGTCACTTCTCCTCCGTGTTCGTGCCGCCCGTCACCAACGACTCCGGCTCGGCCATCGGCACCGCCGCCGACGCCCTGGCCGCGCTCACCGGTGACCCGCACCTCGACTGGAACGTCTACAGCGGCCTGGACTTCGTCCACGACACCGAGCCCGACCCGGCGGTGTGGCACCGGTCCGCGCTCGACCACGCCTCCCTGGCCCGGGCCATCGGCGAGGGCGCGGTGGTGGCCTGGGTCCAGGGCCGCTGGGAGATCGGGCCACGCGCGCTCGGCCATCGCTCGCTGCTCGCGGAACCGTTCCGGGAGAGCACGAAGGAGCGGCTCAACGCCATCAAGAAGCGGGAGGACTACCGGCCCATCGCGCCCTGCTGCCGCGTGGAGGACACCGACGCCCTCTTCCACGGCGGCTTCGAGGACCCGTACATGCTCTACTTCCGCAAGGTGCGTTCCGTGGACCTGCGCGCCGTCACCCACGTCGACGGCTCCGCCCGCGTCCAGACCGTTTCGCCCGGCGACAACGCCGCCCTGCACACCCTGCTCTCGGCCTTCGCCGCGCAGTACGGGGCGGGGGTGCTGTGCAACACCTCGCTCAACTTCAACGGTCACGGATTCATCAACCACATGTCCGACCTGACGCACTACTGCCAGAAGCGGGGCGTCGACATCATGGCGGTGGGCGACCAGTGCTACCGCCGGCGGTGA